Proteins encoded within one genomic window of Amycolatopsis nigrescens CSC17Ta-90:
- the zwf gene encoding glucose-6-phosphate dehydrogenase produces the protein MSSSWHNPLRDPRDKRLPRIAGPSGLVIFGVTGDLSRKKLMPAIYDLAHRGLLPAGFSLVGFARRDWEHQDFGELVHDSVAEHARTPFRESVWNRLAEGIRFVQGSFDDDDAFDRLAQTVRDLDEERGTGGNTAFYLSIPPGAFPVVTKQLARSGLAQSNEDVWRRVVIEKPFGHDLRSAKELNNIVNDVFPEESVFRIDHYLGKETVQNILALRFANQMFEPLWNANYVDHVQITMAEDIGLGGRAGYYDGIGAARDVIQNHLLQLLAFTAMEEPLSFEPRALRAEKIKVLGATTPVGPFDQTTARGQYAGGWQGGTKVPGLLQEEGFAKDSTTETYAAVTLEVQNRRWAGVPFYLRTGKRLGRRVTEVAVVFKRAPHLPFDSTATEELGQNALVIRVQPDEGVTLRFGSKVPGNTMEVRDVTMDFGYGHAFTESSPEAYERLILDVLLGEPSLFPVNEEVERSWEILDPILDHWAKRGTPETYPPGSWGPRSADDLLERSGRNWRRP, from the coding sequence GTGAGCAGTTCGTGGCACAACCCGCTGCGGGACCCCAGGGACAAGCGGCTGCCCAGGATCGCCGGGCCGTCCGGGCTGGTGATCTTCGGGGTCACCGGCGACCTGTCCCGCAAGAAGCTGATGCCGGCGATCTACGACCTCGCCCACCGCGGGCTGCTGCCGGCCGGTTTCTCGCTGGTCGGCTTCGCCCGCCGGGACTGGGAGCACCAGGACTTCGGCGAGCTGGTGCACGACTCGGTGGCCGAGCACGCCAGGACCCCGTTCCGCGAGTCGGTGTGGAACCGGCTCGCCGAGGGGATTCGGTTCGTGCAGGGCAGTTTCGACGACGACGACGCCTTCGACCGGCTCGCGCAGACGGTCCGCGACCTGGACGAGGAGCGGGGCACCGGTGGCAACACCGCGTTCTACCTGTCCATCCCGCCCGGCGCGTTCCCGGTGGTGACCAAGCAACTGGCCAGGTCCGGCCTCGCTCAGTCCAATGAGGACGTCTGGCGCCGGGTGGTGATCGAGAAGCCGTTCGGGCACGACCTGCGCAGTGCCAAGGAGCTCAACAACATCGTCAACGACGTCTTCCCCGAGGAGTCGGTGTTCCGCATCGACCACTACCTCGGCAAGGAGACGGTGCAGAACATCCTGGCGCTGCGCTTCGCGAACCAGATGTTCGAACCGCTGTGGAACGCCAACTACGTGGACCACGTGCAGATCACCATGGCCGAGGACATCGGCCTCGGCGGGCGCGCTGGCTACTACGACGGCATCGGCGCGGCAAGGGACGTGATCCAGAACCACCTGCTGCAGCTGCTCGCGTTCACCGCGATGGAGGAGCCGCTGTCCTTCGAGCCGCGGGCGCTGCGGGCGGAGAAGATCAAGGTGCTCGGCGCGACCACCCCGGTCGGCCCGTTCGACCAGACCACCGCGCGCGGGCAGTACGCCGGGGGCTGGCAGGGCGGTACGAAGGTGCCCGGCCTGCTTCAGGAGGAAGGGTTCGCCAAGGACTCCACCACCGAGACCTACGCGGCGGTCACCCTCGAGGTGCAGAACCGCCGTTGGGCCGGGGTGCCGTTCTACCTGCGCACCGGCAAGCGGCTCGGCAGGCGGGTGACCGAGGTGGCCGTGGTGTTCAAGCGGGCGCCGCACCTGCCGTTCGACTCCACCGCGACCGAAGAACTCGGGCAGAACGCGCTGGTGATCCGGGTGCAGCCGGACGAGGGCGTCACCCTGCGCTTCGGCTCCAAGGTGCCCGGCAACACGATGGAAGTGCGCGACGTGACCATGGACTTCGGTTACGGGCACGCCTTCACCGAGTCTTCGCCGGAAGCCTACGAGCGGCTGATCTTGGACGTGCTGCTCGGCGAGCCCTCGCTGTTCCCGGTGAACGAGGAGGTCGAGCGGTCCTGGGAGATCCTCGACCCGATCCTGGACCACTGGGCCAAGCGCGGCACGCCGGAGACCTATCCCCCGGGTTCTTGGGGACCGCGGTCGGCTGACGACCTGCTCGAGCGCAGCGGCCGGAACTGGAGGCGTCCGTGA
- the tal gene encoding transaldolase: MSNNDGLARLSEAGVSIWLDDLSRERLNSGNLADLVRDKHVVGVTTNPTIFANAMADGEAYDEQLRELAARGAGVDAVVRELTTTDVRNAADLFRDVYNATNGVDGRVSIEVDPRLAKDTEKTVAEAQDLWKTVDRPNILVKIPATEEGLPAITRTLAEGISVNVTLIFSVERYKAVIEAFFAGLEQAKANGHDLKGIHSVASFFVSRVDAEVDKRLEAIGSDEAKALRGEAAIANARLAYAAFEAMFAADRWRVLADQGANAQRPLWASTGVKNPEYSDTRYVDQLVVHDTVNTMPEKTMDAAADHAEVTGDTVTGTAARAQEVFDRLEAVGIDIADVFLVLENEGVEKFEKSWAELLDTVTGQLDKVKD, from the coding sequence ATGAGCAACAACGACGGGCTGGCCCGGCTCAGCGAGGCCGGCGTATCGATCTGGCTCGACGACCTGTCCAGGGAACGCCTGAACTCCGGCAACCTCGCCGACCTCGTCCGCGACAAGCACGTCGTCGGGGTCACCACCAACCCGACCATCTTCGCCAACGCGATGGCCGACGGCGAAGCCTACGACGAGCAGCTGCGCGAGCTGGCCGCCCGCGGGGCCGGCGTGGACGCGGTGGTCCGCGAGCTGACCACCACCGACGTGCGCAACGCGGCCGACCTCTTCCGGGACGTCTACAACGCCACCAACGGCGTCGACGGCCGGGTGTCCATCGAGGTGGATCCGCGGCTGGCCAAGGACACCGAGAAGACCGTGGCCGAGGCGCAGGACCTGTGGAAGACCGTGGACCGGCCGAACATCCTGGTCAAGATCCCGGCCACCGAAGAGGGCCTGCCGGCGATCACCAGGACCCTCGCGGAGGGCATCAGCGTGAACGTGACGCTGATCTTCTCGGTGGAGCGGTACAAGGCGGTCATCGAAGCGTTCTTCGCCGGTCTCGAGCAGGCGAAGGCCAACGGGCACGACCTCAAGGGCATCCACTCGGTCGCCTCCTTCTTCGTGTCCCGTGTGGACGCCGAAGTGGACAAGCGGCTGGAGGCGATCGGCTCGGACGAGGCCAAGGCGCTGCGCGGCGAGGCCGCCATCGCCAACGCACGGCTCGCCTACGCGGCCTTCGAGGCGATGTTCGCCGCCGACCGCTGGCGCGTGCTGGCCGACCAGGGCGCCAACGCGCAGCGGCCGCTGTGGGCGTCCACCGGGGTGAAGAACCCGGAGTACTCCGACACCCGTTATGTGGACCAGCTCGTGGTGCACGACACGGTGAACACCATGCCGGAGAAGACCATGGACGCGGCCGCCGACCACGCCGAGGTCACCGGGGACACGGTGACCGGCACCGCGGCGCGGGCGCAGGAGGTGTTCGACCGGCTCGAGGCCGTCGGCATCGACATCGCCGACGTGTTCTTGGTGCTGGAGAACGAAGGTGTGGAGAAGTTCGAGAAGTCCTGGGCCGAGCTCCTGGACACCGTGACCGGCCAGCTGGACAAAGTGAAGGACTGA
- the tkt gene encoding transketolase, giving the protein MSETASISENSPDKLLTRRNVPADWTELDTRAVDTVRVLAADAVENCGSGHPGTAMSLAPVAYSLFQRVLRHDPEDQDWAGRDRFVLSAGHSSLTLYIQLYLAGYGLELDDLRQLRKWGSKTPGHPEYRHTDGVETTTGPLGQGLANAVGMAMAARRERGLLDPDAAPGESIFDHFVYVIASDGDIEEGVTSEASSIAGRQELGNLVVIYDDNKISIEDDTNIALSEDTAKRYEAYGWHVQVVDGGEDVVAIEQAIEAAKAETGRPSFILLRTVIGYPAPNKMNTGKAHGAALGADEVAAVKEILGFDPERSFQVDDEVIAHTRKAAERGRAAHAEWQRKFDQWATANPERKQLADRLRTRSLPAGWAEKLPSWEPDAKGIATRKASGEVLSAVADVLPELWGGSADLAESNNTTMKGADSFGPEKASTGMWQANPYGRTLHFGVREHAMGSILNGIALHGGTRPYGATFLIFSDYMRPPVRLAALMKAPVIYVWTHDSIGLGEDGPTHQPIEQLSALRAIPGLNVVRPADANETAYAWKAVLEDVHAPSGLALTRQNVPVLEGTNAEGVAKGGYVLAEASNGSPEVVLLATGSEVQLAVEARNTLEADGVPTSVVSMPCVEWFDQQDKAYREAVIPPTVKARVAVEAGIALSWHRFVGDTGEVVSIEHFGASADYQTLFREFGFTADAVVDAARRSLDKTKNA; this is encoded by the coding sequence GTGTCCGAAACCGCCTCTATCAGCGAGAACAGCCCCGACAAGCTCCTGACCCGGCGGAACGTGCCGGCCGACTGGACCGAACTGGATACCCGGGCGGTGGACACCGTCCGCGTGCTCGCCGCGGACGCGGTGGAGAACTGTGGCAGCGGCCACCCCGGTACCGCGATGAGCCTGGCGCCGGTCGCGTACTCGCTCTTCCAGCGGGTGCTGCGGCACGACCCCGAGGACCAGGACTGGGCCGGCCGCGACCGCTTCGTGCTGTCCGCCGGGCACAGCAGCCTCACCCTCTACATCCAGCTCTACCTTGCGGGTTACGGCCTCGAGCTGGACGACCTCCGGCAGCTGCGCAAGTGGGGCTCGAAGACCCCCGGCCACCCGGAGTACCGGCACACCGACGGGGTGGAGACCACCACCGGGCCGCTCGGTCAGGGCCTCGCCAACGCGGTGGGGATGGCGATGGCCGCCCGCCGCGAGCGCGGCCTGCTGGACCCGGACGCCGCACCCGGCGAGAGCATCTTCGACCACTTCGTCTACGTGATCGCCTCCGACGGTGACATCGAAGAGGGCGTCACCTCCGAGGCATCCTCGATCGCCGGCCGCCAGGAGCTCGGCAACCTGGTGGTGATCTACGACGACAACAAGATCTCCATCGAGGACGACACCAACATCGCGCTGTCCGAAGACACCGCGAAGCGGTACGAGGCATACGGCTGGCACGTGCAGGTGGTGGACGGCGGCGAGGACGTGGTCGCCATCGAGCAGGCCATCGAGGCCGCCAAGGCGGAGACCGGCCGGCCCTCCTTCATCCTGCTGCGCACCGTGATCGGCTACCCGGCGCCGAACAAGATGAACACCGGCAAGGCGCACGGCGCCGCGCTGGGCGCGGACGAGGTGGCCGCGGTCAAGGAGATCCTCGGCTTCGACCCGGAGCGCAGCTTCCAGGTGGACGACGAGGTCATCGCGCACACCCGCAAGGCGGCCGAGCGCGGCCGGGCGGCGCACGCCGAGTGGCAGCGGAAGTTCGACCAGTGGGCGACGGCCAACCCCGAGCGCAAGCAGCTCGCGGACCGGCTGCGCACCCGCTCGCTGCCGGCGGGCTGGGCCGAGAAGCTGCCGTCCTGGGAGCCGGACGCGAAGGGAATCGCGACCCGCAAGGCCTCCGGCGAGGTGCTCTCCGCGGTGGCGGACGTGCTGCCCGAGCTGTGGGGCGGTTCCGCAGACCTGGCGGAGAGCAACAACACCACCATGAAGGGCGCCGACTCGTTCGGCCCGGAGAAGGCCTCCACCGGGATGTGGCAGGCCAACCCGTACGGCCGCACGCTGCACTTCGGCGTCCGCGAGCACGCGATGGGCTCGATCCTGAACGGGATCGCGCTGCACGGCGGCACCCGGCCCTACGGCGCCACCTTCCTCATCTTCAGCGACTACATGCGCCCGCCGGTGCGGCTCGCCGCGCTGATGAAGGCCCCGGTCATCTACGTCTGGACGCACGACTCGATCGGCCTCGGCGAGGACGGCCCGACGCACCAGCCGATCGAGCAGCTGTCCGCGCTGCGGGCCATCCCCGGCCTGAACGTGGTGCGGCCCGCCGACGCCAACGAGACCGCGTACGCGTGGAAGGCGGTGCTGGAGGACGTCCACGCGCCGTCCGGGCTGGCGCTGACCCGGCAGAACGTGCCGGTGCTGGAAGGCACCAACGCGGAGGGCGTCGCCAAGGGCGGTTACGTGCTCGCCGAAGCGTCCAACGGCTCCCCCGAGGTGGTGCTGCTGGCCACCGGCTCCGAGGTGCAGCTCGCCGTCGAGGCCAGGAACACCCTGGAGGCCGACGGCGTTCCGACCAGTGTGGTGTCCATGCCCTGTGTCGAGTGGTTCGACCAGCAGGACAAGGCGTACCGGGAAGCGGTCATCCCGCCCACCGTGAAGGCACGGGTCGCGGTGGAGGCCGGCATCGCCCTTTCCTGGCACCGCTTCGTCGGTGACACCGGCGAGGTCGTGTCGATCGAGCACTTCGGCGCGTCCGCCGACTACCAGACGCTGTTCCGCGAGTTCGGCTTCACCGCCGACGCGGTGGTGGACGCCGCGCGCCGGTCGCTCGACAAGACAAAGAACGCCTGA